AGAACAAAGCAGCGAAAGATATAAATGAAGCACTCTTAAAAACGCaaacatttaaagttaaaacCTTATGAATAATTCTGTAAGAGGCAAAAACACTTTTGCTCTCCGGCTATCTTCTAATATCTTACAGCATTAGTTGATAGTGTCATCGAGAAATCTTTACTGTCAGCGGCGCTGTCTAGATCAAGATGATGTCGCCGCCGTCTGCTACACCAACATCGGCGGCAATACATATCTATAAATACCCGTCTGTAATGGTTGGACACCAAAACATATATGATGAAATCGTTAGCAgcatttatatatgaaaataaattactGATATCGATGAACAGCCAGAAAGATAATTTGTATTTTCCATCAAAACTATAGCCTTTATCAATAAATGCcatgattttgataaaaagatttGGCAAGGAAAGTAAAAAGTACATTAACGTTATGCAAAACACCGTCGTGGTTATTTTCGTCTGCTGACTATTATGTCCCTGTGACGTCATACTTATTACTGTGCGCCTTTCGTTAATTGCACGAGAATACACGATCGGGATTGTTATGTTAATGACAAGAACTGTTGCCGCCGGAATGACGTAATCTATGACGGTTTGTATCAGCATGTACATATCCATAGTTTCAACAGCGTCCTTCTGAAACTGAATATAGTATTCTGTTATGTTGTCTGCCTGATAAGATGCAACTTCAAAATACAGTGGATAAGGAATGAGAAAGATTACATTGAACAAAAAGCAGACTACAATTATGCTTTTTGGATACTTCGACACCCAGGAGTTCTTCACGGTGAATGGACGAACGAGTGCATTCAAGCGATCAATCGACATGACGATGATCAGCGCGTGCGAAGAATGCGCCAAAACCATATCGATGTAAATCGTTCCTAGTTTCATATGTTCTTCGACATAGTTCGCCAACTCTTCGTCGTAGAAGTCAATGATATGCGGAATATGTCGAATTAGTCCGACAATAAGGTACATCAAATCGAGTAAAGTCAGGCTGTACAGATAGAGGTATATTGACATCTTCAGCTGCTGTGTATCCTTCCAAAGAACGCCAAGACCAAGGCTGTTTCCGATTATTCCAAATGTACAAATAATTGGTGAAACTatgatgtttgaaataaaagcgAATCTCTCGTAGGCTTCTTCGGTAACTGAGAACAACCCGCCGTCATTCTCTGGCGATAGCCAAGGCAATGTAGAATTTTCATTTGCCAATGTTGAATTGTTTGTACTTTCCATTCTCCCTCTGTAATATGCCTTTTCACATCTCAAAAGTTCTGAAAATTCGAACAAAAggtttattgaaaatattcatttgaggTAAAGTATAGGCTAACCTTTAGGAAGGAACTAGATCTATTTGATAAGTGTCATAGCAGCAGAATTATTTGTACCGTCACCAAAAGTTTATAATTATCCGGTTAGTATTGACGACATTGATTGCAAGGAGAAATACCCAGctataaaataatttgtaaaatgtcTAAATCCCTTAAATCGTGTCCAACACCGAGGAGTATTACAAATCTACCGTCCATTGGCAAAGTATCTTTTTTAACTGTGTTACTTTTCCTGTCGACATAAACGGTTCTAAAGGGACACAGAAAAACCCGACAACGTGTGTCGTAAGATCGGTCCTTTGAATGTAAACGTTATAATAAAGTCGCGTCGTGCTAAAACATTGCGATTTCCCGTATGAATGTTATTTTTGCAAAAGTACTTGCTACTTTTCACAAAAAAGGTCATTTAAATTCATCCCTTGTAGGAGTTTAGTGTCAGTCTAAATATGATAATAAAGTAAAGCCTATAGAGAATGATTCTATTTAACTTTACAAGAAAACTACCATCatatgattttatgaaatatgtttaccTTATTCTGGACCTTTAATGACACTCGACAGTTTCCGTTCGAGAATGTATTCTATCTATCTAACTTCGGCATTCTTACTGGATTTCCGTAACTTCCGGAATGCCCGAACCACAAAACAAACGGAAATATTGACGAGTGTCGTTATGAGTCCACTATCTTAATGCATTTGCCACATTCTGCTCTTTAGTTTTCAGTTCATCAGTACATTTATAAATCACTTGCTCCAATTTTCTGTAGATTATTTAATTATCAAGACATTTCATGATTAGCAGGTTAATTCGTGGTGTTAAGAATTCCGGAAATgcgttagggttagggttagggttagtgatgggcaaatcggttagatttgacaaccgattaatcggcataatcggacaagccaaccgattcaattaatcggatataatcggataattgGTTACTCAGTTACATACCTATAAGCTCAcatcacagtgtatgttttatgtcattacttaagaaatgaaccacgcagacatcaaatatcctatttctattgtatcccttcataaacacgagtaagttaacagcataaaagtaaaatatttgtgaagatagtaaacttcaaatcaggtactcttAATTTCACCAGtgacttatccagtgatattgtgttatttaaTTAAACTTATTTGGAGCAAAAAGAAatattaacgatttattaattcttaattCTTAATTtacgactggaatgatttcaatcccacataagccaaaaatgaaaatacctttgCTAGTATGCTTacgtaagtcttacggcatgcaatgcatactgccatacttaTGTCAAGAGTtttgatggttttcccggcttaattttgtaaaagccacatatcttccaaaatctgggtgatcgcAGATGACTTCAATTTCTTTtgagactttggaggaagccatttttacgtagagtagtttcccttggcgtaactgcccccaaagaaccgtaaataccagaaataaaaaggtcagaaacaactaaattatccctttaggatgccaagtaattaatcggtcagggaaaagtgaagtcggcgatctcgctcatgaatgcaacgccgacgattattcgattgtcgccgattgtcggcccatcactagttagggttagggttaggttaggaaATCGATGCAGgtaaattttcacaatttttttaacTCGCGTATGGCATTTTTCGCGAATGGCATTTTTCGTGATTATTAGCAAAAACAAAACCATCGCGAATATTTTTCTCATCTACAGTAGTTTCACTTTATTAACTTCATAATTATATGCTAAATAAACTCCGCAAGTATGACATTTGTAATCAAATAATTTATGTATCGTTATACAATGACGTTAAAATACCGTACTATATAGGTTATGCcatttattcttgcataaaaactactttttttcactagatccgcccatgtataaacgggagaaaaatcgtgtgcaaacaaggcaattcacgtgctgttaatacatgatttttatttttgaaatgctttgccagggacgtatgtatgtatttttgcgcatactaatatttggcatctgcgtcttgtttcttccataacaacctcttcttatagcattatagatacaatgtaatccatagtatgtttagctgtatcagtatccaaccccaaacgtactgcccccatcaggttataacacactaaatagttgttgttctttattctatataaaattgacctaattccaatgaccgcagcacacatcaggacccattttaaatttctgtaacctacattttcttgaagaatattgtcagtactaactaaaaatcaaaagaaaagtgggggtcatgtttgatgcaagaaaaataatttcagtcaaacacacaaattgcaaaatcagctaaaaaatgagaccccaaattatactggtggtgtatgatctacgtttccatgaaaaattgtgtaatgttgttatttcattatgaaaatgctacctacatgtcaagcatagatctgtcatgtgattttagcaaaaaaattgcaaagaaaataaggaaaatagctctacagagcaaaaaaactgaggactatttgtatccgccattatgcgactaccattttttttcgcgccatttttctttttagtgtctgtatgccatcaatgtacgcactagcttctcttagagttcactccctttacaaagcgtctgttcagttattatgaataactgtgaataaataagtattgcatgtaacttgtgctattgctcgTTTATAAGtcttatatttatgatttttgttagtatcagcaggtatgtttttacctgatttttttcgcagaattcatgtAATAAACCTTGAAAGCACTAccctcgtactcatccgtactctaaatgtgttcgtactcaaaataattcaaatgtaaatttattattgttaaaattgtgttcctggtaatcaaatttttaagttatatgcaaaattattggtaatataacgtttgtaataactagaaataaaaataagatgctcaaaaaccttcaaatcacgcttttggtagtgttgttgatatgtgtgccctggttatggatatttaaaacgtgtttaccgtttccaagaacaaccgaatggtaagtaaaaatgtaccggaattgtaaagtcatcacatatgaaaacaatgcattaagtCGTCCTGTAATGTTTTATATGCCTCATATTATTCgttagtccaactcgtgacgtaattatcggtctcggtcacaaacaatcccgcgggcttctgcagacgttaatacacaaaatacgtttgtttatttatttttcattttgtgaatTTGGAAAAATCAAAAGTTTCTTTTGAAAACGTGCTTGTATCGAAATTCATAAAAAGTAgcttcagtttatcataatcaaaTCTGTTAGAATATCTTAAGTCCCTCTTTCTGAACTCTTATCtgaatttcaaaaaattattgagTCGCTGCGCTTCCTCAGATATAATTGCAATAATGCAATTTTTACTTCCAACAGTATGTGGAAATTGGATGGAAGCGATTGTATTTCTATTAAATCCGTTGCAAATGTCAGTGATAAACATTCATAACACAAATAACATTATTCTTGTTGGAGATGTAAATGAAAATCAACTTAGTGACACCAATACAAAATTTAACGACTTGCTCATGATATATAACATGGCTAATTTTATTACAGAAGCAACTCGCGTCTCAAATAACACTAGTACCTTAATCGACCCTATAGCCGTTTCAAATGGCATTTCGGTGTTCCAGGTTggtattttgaaaacagaaaattatataagCGACCATTAcggtacatatgtacatattgaAATTAACCTTCAACATAATGTaccttttaaaagaaaagtatggAATTATAAACgcgccgattttgaaatgtttaataatCTGATACAAGCAACTGATTGGTCCTTTTTATACGACGGTACTCTTAATAACGCATGCGACTCTTTTGTTAGTAAATTTCTAGAATTAGCAAGAAAATGTATACCGTCATCTTTTGTTACTGTCCGTCCTAATGACAAGCCTTGGTACAATTCAGAGATACGTAAAACCTCGCGACAACGTGATCGACTGAAAACCACCGCAATTCGTTCCGGAAAAGATTATGATTGGcacaaatataaatgtacacgcaaaaaagtaaataatatgataaaacatgcaaaagagCTATTTTATAGTAATATAGAATTTACCTTGAATGACCTCACCAACACAGATCCGCGTCGATATTGGAAAATTGTCAAAATGTTAGTCAAAGAAAACTCAAAAGGAAGTAGTATTATCCCAACCCTTGTAAATAATGACCAAACTTTCTCTGTGTCTGATATTGAAAAGGCAAATACtctgaataattattttgtgtctatttcaaatttagatGATTCGAATGTTTCTCTTCCATCTTTCATTGCCAAGACAGACTCTTTGCTAAATGATGTAACAATTTCGGAACAAGatatatttgatgttatttctAACCTGCAATTAAACAAAGCATCTGGACCCGACGAAATAAGCCATCGTATGTTAAAAGGAACAGCATCCACAGTTAAAAACcacttaatattttatttaacaggTCCGTACAAGAAGGCATTTACCCAAATTGTTGGAAACAAGCTAATGTTATGCCACTTTTCAAAAAAGGAGAAAGTAACACCCCATCTAACTATAGACCAATCTCTTTAATCAACTGTGTAGGTAAAGTCATGGAAcgtgttatttttaaatacatgcacaattttttaatgtcaaacaatttaatataCAAAAGTCAATCAGGGTTTCTACCAGGACATTCCACAGTTTTTCAActcatagatatttataatcaaatctGCAAATCTTTTGACGAAAAAAATGCAATTGTATagtcttttgtgatatatcaaaagcatttgatagagtttggcataaGGGTCTTATTTTTAAACTTAGACAACATGGCTTTTCAGGCAAACTAATTGACTGGATTACTCACTATCTTTCAAATCGCAGCCAAAAGATTTTCGTTAATTCCTCTTTCTCAGACTCTAAAGAGCTTAAAGCTGGCGTTCCCCAAGGCTAAGTGTTAGGTCCTCTTCTCTTTCTAATATACGTTAATGACATCGCAGATTCACTTATAAGTACGACacgattatttgcagatgatagttcTCTAGCCGCTTCGTCTTCCGATATACACGAAATTGAACTTTCTCTAAATTCTGACCTTACAAAAATATCAGAATGGTCAAAACAATGGCTGGTTACATTTAATCCTACAAAAACAGAAGCTATGTTCTTTTCCCTCGCGCGTAGACAATGTCCTAATCTATTGTTTGAAAATACTCAGTTAAACTTTGTCGAACATCACAAACATCTTGGCATAACACTCTCTAAAGATGGATCTTGGCACGAACATATATCTAATATTGTAAAGTCGGCAGCAAAAATTCTAGGATCTATGAGAGCgctgaaatttaaacttagaaGGCACACcttaaacaaaatctatatagcTTACTTGAGACCAGTTCTAGAATATGCCTCTGTTGTTTGGGATAACTGTGcgaattatgaaaaagatcaaTTAGAAAAGATTCAACTTGAAGCAGCGCGTATTGTTACTGGGCTAACGCGTTCAGTGTCAATAGAAAGACTTCTCAACGAAATTGGATGGGTTTCTCTTTCTGACcgcagaaaaaatacaaaaatcaattttaatatacaaaggaaaaaatgatgatcttccaacatatttactagatttatttcCACCGTGAATGACTTAAACCAGTACAATTTAAGAAACAATgccgattttgaaattttagccaGGCGTATTGAAATTTACTCCCAGTCTACTATTCCCTTTGCAATAAAGTTATGGAATGATCTGAACATTGAAACTCGTCAGCTACAAACTCTTTCGGCTTTCAAAAGTAAACTATAAGAAATTTTCGAGCCTCCACAATTCCCTACTTTTTACCTAATCGGTGACAGACGATACTCTGTGTTTCACACTAGGATAGGAAACAAGTGAAGTAATCTAAACGCCGACTTGTTTAATAATCACATCAGAGAAAATCCAAACTGCGACTGCGGATCCGAAACGGAAGACGCAGAACACTACTTCTTTAAATGCACTCGTTTTCACATCAAAGAAGAGAACTTTTTACTAAAACAAGATTAATTCATCCACTAAGTGTCAATTAGCTATTATATgg
The genomic region above belongs to Mercenaria mercenaria strain notata chromosome 12, MADL_Memer_1, whole genome shotgun sequence and contains:
- the LOC123534993 gene encoding galanin receptor 2b-like, encoding MESTNNSTLANENSTLPWLSPENDGGLFSVTEEAYERFAFISNIIVSPIICTFGIIGNSLGLGVLWKDTQQLKMSIYLYLYSLTLLDLMYLIVGLIRHIPHIIDFYDEELANYVEEHMKLGTIYIDMVLAHSSHALIIVMSIDRLNALVRPFTVKNSWVSKYPKSIIVVCFLFNVIFLIPYPLYFEVASYQADNITEYYIQFQKDAVETMDMYMLIQTVIDYVIPAATVLVINITIPIVYSRAINERRTVISMTSQGHNSQQTKITTTVFCITLMYFLLSLPNLFIKIMAFIDKGYSFDGKYKLSFWLFIDISNLFSYINAANDFIIYVLVSNHYRRVFIDMYCRRCWCSRRRRHHLDLDSAADSKDFSMTLSTNAVRY